TGTACACCGGCTCATCTGGCCGAAAACTTGTGCCGCGCTCAGCCACAGGAGCCACAATAGCACAAGACACGTCTCCGGACGGATCACTGCAGAAACGGCTTCGTGATCTCGCCTGCCAGGCATCAGCCCCAGGCCCAGGCGCTCAATGCGAGCTCGCAGTTTTGCCTGTAATGGCGCCACCAGACCCAAGAGGTGTCTATTTTCCTGCCGCTTTCTGCGCTCCCTCTGGCTCCGCCAGGAACCCTATCGCCCGCTCTTCGTCGGCGTTCATAAGCACCCGCAGGACCTGCCCATTGGTCGCGGCCGGCACGTCGATCACTCGCACTACGTGCGACAGCCAGGCAAACTCGGGCAGGAATCTTGGAAGTTGGTTTTCCGCGTGCAAGAGGAAGGCCTCGTTAAAAACCACGCCCTCGTCGTCTGGATAGAGCGGCAGGTAGCGAATAGCCGACTCCACCAGATCCTGGAAAAAGTGGGTGCCAAAGGAGAGTTCGGGCACATAGTTGCCCTTGCGGCGCGCGATCTCGATGAGCATGGCGCTCCGATTGATGTCCGAATAGGTCACGCTGACCCCAAGCTTCACGTCCCCGCGACTGCCCCAGCGCCCTGGCCCCATGAGGATGAATTGACGCCTGGGCAGCAGCTTGTTCAGTAGACCGATGGCTCGTCCCACTTGCAGGAGCTCCCCTTGCTCAGAGAGACTGTCGTAGGCCGCAGGGTCCACGTAGACAATGTGCGTGATGGCCGGCACCTGGCCGTTGGACACATAGCGATTGGCCGTGAAAACGATGCGCTCGCGAGGGACATCCTTTGGTATGGGGGAAGGAGTGGCCCCACGGGCCCGGCTCTGTGGCCGGCACTGCAGGAGGTAAAGGTGGCTCCCGTCGTGGGCAAACTCGATATCCACCGGCATACAAAAGCTTTCCCGCAGCACTTCCAGCATCGTGCGGATCTGCTCAGTGAAATTGGTGCGCTGCAGGAGCCCTTCAAAGGTCACTACCACATTCTCCCTCCCCAGGTCCACATTGAAAAGGGACGTGGGATGATGGAACATCTGCCCGTCAAAGATCGAGATAACCAACTCCAACCCTGGAATCTCTTCGCCGTGCTCGCGGACCAACCGGGCAAAATCCACAGTCTCGAACGAATTGGTGCGCAAATTGATGAGGTCAACACGCTTAGGCGAGTAACGCACAATTTCCTCTGGCGTGGTGTTCACGCGGAGATTAGGCTTGCCTGGGGAAACCAGCGTCGGGTAATCGTCCCCCACGCGATCAACGGCACGAGTGCCAAGGCCAGGCACCATCCTGATGACTCCGTCCTCGCGGCGTATCCGCGGCGACCAGCTAAACTCATTGTGCGTAAAAGCCACACCTGCAAAAGTGGGCAAGAAATAGTTCCCAACTCTGTGGCCCACCACCTGCTGAATCATGATCCCCATTTCCTCGAAGAAATCTAGTAGCCCGTGCTCGATGCGGTATTCGATGGGGTCAGGGGCAAAGGTGGAAGCGTAGACTTCCGCGATGGCATCCATCAGCGCCTCCAGCCGCTGCTGCTTGCTCCCCTGATTGGCAAGGAAAAGGCTCTTGTACTTGCCTGAGAAGACCGCGCCTGCACGGTCTTCCAGAAGACTGGAGCTGCGCACGACAATGGGCGAGTCACCCAGGTCATCTAGCGCAGCGTTCAGCCCGCTGACGATGCGCGGCGGAAAGTAAGAGTGCTTGAAAATCTGGATGAGATTCGGGTACTCGAAGCGAATCTCTTCGAGGTCCTTGTACTTCTGCTCATGCACGTCCTCCAGTCCGTTGTAGTTAAGAAAGTGCGTGAGGGTATCGGAGGTGACGTACCAGGTCTTGGGGGTCCGCACGTCTCGCAGCACCGGATACCTATCCTCGAGTCTGCGAATAATGCGCTCGGCGAGAAAGAGCCCGGCGCTTTTTCCCCCCAGATGGCCATGGCTTTCCTCGTGATACACGATGCGGTCGGTGAGCGAAAAAACGTCTGGAAGTGTGACGTACCGCTTGGCCACGTTGATGAGCTCTAGCTGCTCGTAGAAGAGCCGACGAATCAATGAGACAAGTACGCCCTTCTCATTGGCAGGCGAGAGCTCCACATCAGCGCTGGAACTGAGACGGTAGCGGGAGATGGCGTTGATGACCTCATCCAGCGAGCTATTGGGGTTGTCAATGGCGCGCACGAAGAACATCGCTTTGTCTTCGCGGATCCAGCGCTCGATGGAGAGCACGATCTGCTCCCCACTCATGTGCTCGGCCGCGATCTGAAACACTCGGTCGCTGAGGGCAAGAATCTGCTCCAACGACTGCTTCTGGCTCGGGCGGTTCGGGTCCTCTGGCTGCAGCTGGTCGGCGAGCGCCTCACTGTAGCCGAACTCCCCCAGAAGGCTGACCGCGTGTTCGTTGCCGGCGCGACAGAGTTGACGCAGCATCTTCCGCGCCAAGTAGAAGTAGAGCTTGCGGTCTGTCTTGCGCAGAGTCTCCACAATGGCCAGCCACCGCTCCCCCTCCCGACCGTACGCGCCGGCACCAAGGCCATCCCATTTGCAATAGAGGCGCTTCAGTTCCAGGTAAAGAATGGCGTGACCGAGAAGATCAGCCACGGTACGTAAGAGCTTGCCTTCCTCGGGTAAGAAATAACCATCCCTCCCCTTCGGGACCTCACTGACATAAGAGACCACTATCTGGCCTACGGGCTTGTCCTGCACAAAGAGTGTTTCCCTCTGCGCAATGGGGCTCTCCGTGTACCCGTCGGTCTGAAATACTTCCCCCTCGTACTCAATCTTCGCCTGACAGAGCTCAGGGTATTGCCAGCCGGAAGGCAGAACCCTCACGACCTGGCGCAGCAACTCGCCAAGCTCCTTCCCCTGTTCGTGTAGCACCTCCTGGACGCGGTAAAGGCAGTTTAGTTCCTTTTCCCGCTCTTTCAGTTCGCGGACCAGGTTCTCGAAATGTGTATCGTGGTCGGCCATGCTATTAACCTCGACGCACTCCCTGTCCCCTCGGCGCAGTGGGGCGGCCCACCGCCAACGGACTGTCTCTGTTCACGGGAAATATAGCACATCTTTGGTTCCCGCGCAACAGAGAAAATCCACCCTGCAAAAGAGAGAAGGCGTCCACCGTGTGGACGCCTTCGTCCGTTCATTCACAACCAATCAATGCCCGTGCGCTCCAGGCGGCGAATTGCCCCTAGCGAACGAGTGTGGGCCCTCCCTTTTTCGCCTACACCCAGCCACGCGCTTTCACGGCCTGTGCAACTCTGTCGATGGAGATGACGTAGGCAGCATCACGCATGTAGAGGTTGCGGCGTTTGGCCAGCTCGTACACGTTGTGGAAGGCTGTGGTCATCTTCTCGTCCAGCCGTTGCAAGACCTCTTCCTTTGTCCAGAAAAAGTTGGTGTTGCACTGGACCTGCTCGAAGTAGCTGCACGTTACTCCGCCGGCGTTAGCAAGAAAGTCCGGAATGAGGAAGATACCCCGCTGCTGTATCACCTTGTCGGCCTCGAGGGTGGTGGGTCCATTCGCTCCCTCGGCGATCAGCTTTACCCGCTTGCTGATCTTGTTGACCGTAGTCCCGTTGATCTGGTTTTCCAGCGCCGCCGGGATCAGAATATCCACATCTTGCTCAATCCACGCGTCGCCGGGCAGTATCTCGTAGCCCATCGCTTTTGCCTTAGCCTTGTCGATCGCGCCTAGCCGGTCCGTAATCGGCCAAAGCTCATTCATGTCCAGTCCGCTGTCGCGGCGGAAGGTGTAGGCGGTCTTATCGCCCTCATCCCAATATGAGGCAGCGACCACCTTGCCTCCAAGCTGCTGAAACAGCTCAATGGCGTACTGGGCAACGTTCCCAAAGCCCTGACAGCTCGCGGTAGTGCCCTTGATGTCGATGCCCAGCTCCTTCAGGGCCTCGCGCACCGTATAGACCACGCCGTATCCGGTGGCTTCCGTCCTGCCCAGTGAGCCTCCGAGGCCCACTGGCTTGCCGGTAATGACGCCTGGGTACTTGCCGGCGTGCATGGTCTCATACTCGTCCATCATCCACACCATGTGCTGCGGGTTTGTGTAGACGTCGGGAGCAGGTACATCCCGCACCGGGCCAATGTCCCACCCCACTTGCCTGACCCACCCACGACATAGAAGCTCCTGTTCGCGCATGCTGAGGTCGTGGGGATTGCACACCACGCCTCCCTTTCCTCCGCCAAGAGGGATATCCACGACGGCGCACTTCCAGGTCATCCACATTGCGAGTGCGCGCACCGTGTCAATGGTCTCTTGGGGATGGAAACGCACTCCGCCCTTGGCCGGACCGCGCGCGTCGTTGTGCACCACGCGAAAGCCGCGGAAAACCTGTACCTCCCCAGAATCCATCCTCACAGGAATGCTAAAATGGTATTCCCGCTGAGTGTTCCGCAACAGCTCCCTGGTCCCTCGGTCCAGTTTGAGCATCTCAGCGACTTTATCAAACTGCGCTTGGGCCGTTGCGAAAGGGTTATAGCCTTCTGCTTTCATAAAATCCTCCCTCTTTGGTTCCTTGCCGCCGGGTGGCTACCTGCCGGCCCGCGCCCCACTCCCGTAAAATGCGCGCAAATATATACAAAAGAACTCACTCGAACAACCACTTTTTGGCCCTTTCGACGTGCTCTTAACGCCCTCCCGCGTTGGGCGGCACGAATCACTGGCGAGGGCTTTCCAGATAGGCCACAGCCAGGTGGGCCAGAGCCCTGACACCTACCATGAGCGCACTTTCGTCCACAAAGAAACGCGGCGAGTGGTTTTCCGCCACTGTATCAGGGTCCGCGCCCCTGGAGCCTACCCCCAAGTTAATGAACAGGCCGGGGATTTCCTGTGCGAAGTAGGCGAAATCCTCTGCGGTAGTCTTCGGTGGCACCTGTGTGGCTTTTCCTCCTACTGAAATGCGATCAAGAACCGGGAGCATACGGCGCGTCAACTCCGGGTCGTTCACCAATACGGGATAGCCGCGAATAATCTGCACCTCTGCTTGGGCACCGGCGGCCTCGGCGATGGAGGAGGCCATCCTGCTGATGCGCTTGTGCAGCTCTTCACGCGTCTGCTCGCCAAAGCTCCGGATGGTGCCCCAGAGCTCCACCTTGTCTGGAATGATGTTGTTGCGCACCCCCCCGTGGATGCTCCCCACGGTGACAATTGCTGGAGCTTCGGTAAGATTCACCTGGCGACTGATAATCGTTTGCAAGCCCAAAATAATCTGCGCGCTCACCACCACCGGGTCCACACCCCGCCAGGGCGACGCACCGTGCGTCTGCCGCCCCTTGACCGTGATGCGCAACTCGTCCACCGCGGCCATTGCCGGGCCAGGGCAGTAGGCGATGCTCCCGGCAGGAAATGGGAACACATGCAAGCCAAAGATGGCCGATGGCCTCGGGTTTTCCAGGGCCCCTTCAGCTATCATCAGCGCTGCACCTCCCTGTTCGCCCNNNNNNNNNNNNNNNNNNNNNNNNNNNNNNNNNNNNNNNNNNNNNNNNNNNNNNNNNNNNNNNNNNNNNNNNNNNNNNNNNNNNNNNNNNNNNNNNNTGCCGGGCCAGGGCAGTAGGCGATGCTCCCGGCAGGAAATGGGAACACATGCAAGCCAAAGATGGCCGATGGCCTCGGGTTTTCCA
This portion of the candidate division KSB1 bacterium genome encodes:
- a CDS encoding PEP/pyruvate-binding domain-containing protein encodes the protein MADHDTHFENLVRELKEREKELNCLYRVQEVLHEQGKELGELLRQVVRVLPSGWQYPELCQAKIEYEGEVFQTDGYTESPIAQRETLFVQDKPVGQIVVSYVSEVPKGRDGYFLPEEGKLLRTVADLLGHAILYLELKRLYCKWDGLGAGAYGREGERWLAIVETLRKTDRKLYFYLARKMLRQLCRAGNEHAVSLLGEFGYSEALADQLQPEDPNRPSQKQSLEQILALSDRVFQIAAEHMSGEQIVLSIERWIREDKAMFFVRAIDNPNSSLDEVINAISRYRLSSSADVELSPANEKGVLVSLIRRLFYEQLELINVAKRYVTLPDVFSLTDRIVYHEESHGHLGGKSAGLFLAERIIRRLEDRYPVLRDVRTPKTWYVTSDTLTHFLNYNGLEDVHEQKYKDLEEIRFEYPNLIQIFKHSYFPPRIVSGLNAALDDLGDSPIVVRSSSLLEDRAGAVFSGKYKSLFLANQGSKQQRLEALMDAIAEVYASTFAPDPIEYRIEHGLLDFFEEMGIMIQQVVGHRVGNYFLPTFAGVAFTHNEFSWSPRIRREDGVIRMVPGLGTRAVDRVGDDYPTLVSPGKPNLRVNTTPEEIVRYSPKRVDLINLRTNSFETVDFARLVREHGEEIPGLELVISIFDGQMFHHPTSLFNVDLGRENVVVTFEGLLQRTNFTEQIRTMLEVLRESFCMPVDIEFAHDGSHLYLLQCRPQSRARGATPSPIPKDVPRERIVFTANRYVSNGQVPAITHIVYVDPAAYDSLSEQGELLQVGRAIGLLNKLLPRRQFILMGPGRWGSRGDVKLGVSVTYSDINRSAMLIEIARRKGNYVPELSFGTHFFQDLVESAIRYLPLYPDDEGVVFNEAFLLHAENQLPRFLPEFAWLSHVVRVIDVPAATNGQVLRVLMNADEERAIGFLAEPEGAQKAAGK
- a CDS encoding Glu/Leu/Phe/Val dehydrogenase, translated to MKAEGYNPFATAQAQFDKVAEMLKLDRGTRELLRNTQREYHFSIPVRMDSGEVQVFRGFRVVHNDARGPAKGGVRFHPQETIDTVRALAMWMTWKCAVVDIPLGGGKGGVVCNPHDLSMREQELLCRGWVRQVGWDIGPVRDVPAPDVYTNPQHMVWMMDEYETMHAGKYPGVITGKPVGLGGSLGRTEATGYGVVYTVREALKELGIDIKGTTASCQGFGNVAQYAIELFQQLGGKVVAASYWDEGDKTAYTFRRDSGLDMNELWPITDRLGAIDKAKAKAMGYEILPGDAWIEQDVDILIPAALENQINGTTVNKISKRVKLIAEGANGPTTLEADKVIQQRGIFLIPDFLANAGGVTCSYFEQVQCNTNFFWTKEEVLQRLDEKMTTAFHNVYELAKRRNLYMRDAAYVISIDRVAQAVKARGWV
- a CDS encoding amidohydrolase, whose protein sequence is GEQGGAALMIAEGALENPRPSAIFGLHVFPFPAGSIAYCPGPAMAAVDELRITVKGRQTHGASPWRGVDPVVVSAQIILGLQTIISRQVNLTEAPAIVTVGSIHGGVRNNIIPDKVELWGTIRSFGEQTREELHKRISRMASSIAEAAGAQAEVQIIRGYPVLVNDPELTRRMLPVLDRISVGGKATQVPPKTTAEDFAYFAQEIPGLFINLGVGSRGADPDTVAENHSPRFFVDESALMVGVRALAHLAVAYLESPRQ